Below is a genomic region from Campylobacter geochelonis.
ACGCTTCAAATTTGCTAACTTTTAGCATTTCTTCAAAAAGCGGCTGTAGTGGCTGCGTAGCATACATAACGCACAGCGTTAAAGCCGTGCATATATACATTATCGCGATATCTACTCTTTTCATCACCTGCCTTAAATTTTAATATCCCAACAAAACTCTATCCAGTCGTTTGCTTCATTTATACTAAATTCTGGCTTTACCAACGCATGGTGTTTATAAAATATAGTTGCTACTTTAAACTCAGCATCTGGATATTTCTCTTTTAAAACCCTTTTTATCTCAACCATACTTTCGCCGCTATCGATGATATCATCTACTATTAAAATTTTTTTGAATTTACTTAAATCTGGCAAATTAAAGACTTCAACCGTGTCAAGCTTTTTTGTATCATCATAATGGATAGAATTTAGCGCAAATAAATTCCTACTCTCTAACGCGATTGCTAAATAATGCCCTATCGTCATTCCACCCCTTGCGATAGCTACAAAAGCATCTGGGTTAAACTCATCCCTTACCCTTTTTGCAAGGGATTTTACATCTTTTTCAAATTCGTCATAACTATAATATCTCATACTCATCTCACTATAAATGATAATAAACTAATCGCAGCTAGCACGATTATACCTAAATTTAAATACTCAAATTCTCTTTTCACAAGCCTAACAAAAAAGTAAGCTATAAACCCAAACGCAAGTCCAGTTGTTATCGAATAAGTTAGCGGCATTAAAATAACTATAAAAAATACAGCCAAAACTATCGCACTATCGCTATAATCAACCTTTCCAAGCTCTGAAAACATAAGCACACCGACCATTATTAAAACTGGATAAATGGCATTTGCAGGAATTGCGCTAAAAAGCGGAAGCATAAAAAGGGTTAAAACAAAAAATAGCCCCGTAAATACCGCCGTAAGTCCGGTTCTTCCACCCTCTTCAACACCGCTTGCACTTTCTGCAAACGCTGTTGTTGTAGAAACTCCTAAAAGCGAGCCAGCCACAGTAGCAGCCGCGTCTGCTTCAAGTGTTTTTTCTAATTTTTTTACACCATCAATGGCATTTTTATCAAAGATATTTGCCCTATTTCCAACGCCTGAAAGAGTGCCAAGCGA
It encodes:
- a CDS encoding phosphoribosyltransferase, with protein sequence MRYYSYDEFEKDVKSLAKRVRDEFNPDAFVAIARGGMTIGHYLAIALESRNLFALNSIHYDDTKKLDTVEVFNLPDLSKFKKILIVDDIIDSGESMVEIKRVLKEKYPDAEFKVATIFYKHHALVKPEFSINEANDWIEFCWDIKI